A region from the Metopolophium dirhodum isolate CAU chromosome 9, ASM1992520v1, whole genome shotgun sequence genome encodes:
- the LOC132952351 gene encoding maltase A2-like, producing IDATNDVPKDEWWHNSYIYQVFIKSFKDSNGDGVGDLKGITSKLEHIKNLSISIVWIQPFYPSSMSDSGYDITDFNVIDPLFGNFNDFDKLIEKAKTLGMKIVLDFVSNHTSEKHLWFVKSILLEKSYDDYYGWFDGKEVNGIIKPPTNWLSIFHGPAWTWNEKRQQYYYRTFAKTQPDLNYCNLKVNEEMKNVIRFLLKKGIDGLRIDSIPILVEGNPNEAFPLIDQPKKPNTTYDDDIFFSQEPIYIYDPTGYYPICQSWRNVLNEYSASSKKYIY from the coding sequence atcgACGCGACTAATGATGTACCTAAAGACGAATGGTggcataattcatatatttatcaagtatttattaaaagtttcaAAGACAGTAACGGTGATGGTGTTGGTGATTTAAAAGGTATTACAAGTAAGTTAGagcatattaaaaatttgagcATCTCTATTGTATGGATACAACCATTTTATCCAAGTTCAATGTCAGATTCTGGATATGATATCACTGATTTTAACGTTATTGATCCGTTATTCGGTAACTTTAATGATTTTGATAAACTTATTGAAAAAGCCAAGACATTAGGTATGAAAATTGTACTTGATTTTGTGTCAAATCATACTTCTGAAAAGCATCTTTGGTTCGTAAAAAGTATTTTGCTAGAAAAATCATATGATGATTACTATGGATGGTTTGATGGGAAAGAAGTTAATGGAATAATAAAACCACCTACAAATTGGCTAAGTATTTTTCATGGCCCAGCTTGGACATGGAATGAAAAACGACAACAATATTACTACCGTACATTTGCAAAAACACAACCAGATTTGAATTATTGTAATCTAAAGGTCAATGAAGAGATGAAAAATGTTATCAGATTTTTGCTTAAAAAAGGTATTGACGGTTTACGAATTGATAGTATTCCCATTCTTGTCGAAGGAAATCCAAATGAAGCGTTTCCATTGATAGATCAAccaaaaaaaccaaatacaaCTTATGacgacgatatttttttttctcaagaACCCATTTATATATATGATCCTACTGGATATTATCCAATATGTCAAAGTTGGCGAAATGTTCTTAATGAATATTCTGCAAGTTCAAAAAAGTACATTTATTAG